A window of the Planctomycetota bacterium genome harbors these coding sequences:
- a CDS encoding polyvinylalcohol dehydrogenase has product MGGGRAGELGVWSEVSMIASFGAGRVARLAAGLVVGWIVAMPLPAAAADTDWPQFGGPKRDNRSTAEGLAREWPESGPPLLGTARNLGIGYASVAVADGAVLTMGSRGDDELVICLDEQTLAERWATKIGATRPDGMGAGPRGTPTIAGDAVYALGANGDLACLALADGRVRWAGNVLTNSGGSNITWGISESPLVDGGRVIVTPGGPGATMVAVDAKSGRLVWKAAVPGNPAAAYSSIIVVETGGLKQYVNFVHTGVIGVRADTGQFLWGNDSSANGTANCSSPVAWQGNVFSASGYGKGGALVRLAGDRRGVAASLAYATKDLKSHHGGLVVDGDFVYGTDEGLLTCLDLRTGRVAWQNRSVGKGALVWADGLLVLRSEDGPVALVECSPRGYVEKGRFTPADRSDRPAWPHPVIANGKLWLRDQEGMAVYRVDE; this is encoded by the coding sequence ATGGGTGGCGGTCGCGCCGGCGAGCTCGGCGTCTGGAGCGAGGTTTCCATGATCGCGTCGTTCGGGGCCGGACGTGTCGCCAGGCTCGCTGCCGGCCTGGTCGTCGGCTGGATCGTCGCGATGCCGCTGCCGGCCGCAGCGGCCGACACCGACTGGCCGCAGTTCGGTGGGCCGAAGCGTGACAACCGCTCCACCGCCGAGGGGCTCGCTCGGGAGTGGCCAGAAAGCGGCCCGCCGCTGCTCGGCACGGCGCGCAACCTCGGCATCGGCTATGCCAGCGTGGCCGTCGCCGACGGCGCCGTCCTCACGATGGGGAGCCGCGGCGACGACGAGCTGGTGATCTGCCTCGACGAACAGACCCTGGCCGAACGCTGGGCGACGAAGATCGGCGCCACGCGCCCCGACGGCATGGGCGCCGGCCCGCGCGGCACGCCGACGATCGCCGGCGACGCCGTCTACGCGCTGGGCGCCAACGGCGATCTTGCCTGCCTGGCGCTGGCCGATGGCCGGGTGCGCTGGGCCGGGAACGTGCTGACCAATTCCGGCGGCAGCAACATCACCTGGGGGATCAGCGAATCGCCGCTGGTCGACGGCGGGCGCGTGATCGTGACCCCCGGCGGGCCGGGGGCGACGATGGTCGCCGTCGACGCGAAGTCGGGGCGCCTCGTCTGGAAGGCGGCCGTGCCGGGCAATCCCGCGGCGGCCTATTCGTCGATCATCGTCGTCGAGACCGGTGGCCTGAAGCAGTACGTGAACTTTGTCCACACCGGCGTGATCGGCGTCCGCGCCGACACCGGCCAATTCCTCTGGGGCAACGACTCCTCGGCCAATGGCACGGCCAATTGCTCGTCCCCCGTCGCCTGGCAGGGCAACGTGTTCAGCGCCTCGGGGTATGGCAAGGGCGGCGCACTGGTCCGCCTTGCCGGCGACCGCCGCGGCGTGGCCGCGTCGCTGGCCTACGCGACCAAGGACCTCAAGAGCCACCACGGCGGCCTCGTGGTCGACGGCGACTTCGTCTACGGCACCGACGAAGGCCTGCTGACCTGCCTCGACCTGCGCACCGGGCGTGTGGCGTGGCAGAACCGGTCGGTGGGGAAGGGCGCGCTCGTGTGGGCCGACGGCCTGCTCGTGCTGCGGAGTGAAGACGGCCCGGTGGCGCTGGTGGAGTGCTCACCGCGCGGGTATGTCGAGAAGGGGCGGTTCACACCGGCCGACCGCAGCGACCGACCGGCGTGGCCGCATCCGGTGATTGCCAATGGCAAGCTGTGGCTGAGGGATCAGGAGGGGATGGCGGTGTATCGGGTGGATGAGTAA
- a CDS encoding DUF1549 domain-containing protein — MPRLRAVPSSGGPLSGHSRASPSAVERLSRFGPPNCGQSVSAAAAGSGIATIQPTTRPAASLATRPAPNDAIMETSLQTPSSPARPPPIPPSQQPVCARPRHHHNPDSVAWRGRPCEILAGNGRPREVTMAGARTRHRLGMAAIAFALAAPLPAAAGPISFDRDIRPILAEHCFACHGPDAAARQADLRLDTAAGATAARDGHRAIVPGDQAASALVARIGSTDPDLVMPPPETNKPLSAAHRDLLVQWIASGAAYEEHWAWRPLGRPAVPAAGHPVDAFIDAELARAGVEGLPEADRATLIRRLSFDLTGLPPEPEEVDAFVADTAPAAWERLVDRLLASPHHAERLAVWWLDLVRYADSVGYHGDQPITMWPYRDWVILAFRDNMPFDRFTREQLAGDLLPGATRAQTIAAAYNRLNMMSAEGGGQDKEYHAKYAADRVRATAGAWLGATLGCAECHDHKFDPFTTRDFYSFAAFFADVAERGIYHGANADGSWGEMIRLPTPAQAARQRELEALVARARERLAVDTPALEAERAAWIAAETARLAAPPDPAAKAAKLPDGVEQALRTAAGERSAEQAKLLADHHRTIAAATAPLRAELSRLEEDLKAIVAAQPRMPVTVAVAPRTVRVLPRGNWMDDSGPEVVPATPAFLSARGGDPARRLSRADLADWLTGRDNPVVPRVLANRLWAIGFGQGLSRRLDDHGAQGEAPSHPELLDWLACELRDGGAGAGAWDIRHLLRLLVTSRAYRRQAAAGEGRDPDNRLLARQSRYRIDAEMVRDTALAAAGLLVRDVGGPSVKPYQPEGYWDYLNFPRRTWQADSGEPAWRRGMYVHWQRQYLHPALQVFDAPSREECTARRPRTSTPLQALVLLNDPALVEVARALAARALAAADAPADRAAFILRRALGRRPEAAEVAVLVGLAERHRAALETDPEAAARLLGVGTLPAPAGTDPVALAAWTSCARAALNLHETYTRP, encoded by the coding sequence ATGCCGAGGTTGCGCGCCGTGCCGAGCAGCGGCGGGCCGCTTTCTGGCCACTCCCGAGCGAGCCCCTCGGCGGTGGAGCGGTTGTCACGCTTCGGCCCACCGAACTGCGGCCAGTCGGTGTCGGCCGCTGCGGCCGGCAGCGGCATCGCGACGATCCAGCCGACGACCAGGCCGGCAGCGAGCCTGGCGACACGTCCGGCCCCGAACGACGCGATCATGGAAACCTCGCTCCAGACGCCGAGCTCGCCGGCGCGACCGCCACCCATCCCGCCCAGCCAGCAACCAGTCTGCGCCAGGCCGCGCCATCACCACAACCCGGATAGTGTTGCGTGGCGCGGCCGGCCGTGTGAAATTCTTGCGGGGAACGGCAGGCCCCGGGAGGTGACGATGGCAGGCGCACGAACCAGACACCGGCTCGGGATGGCCGCGATTGCCTTCGCGCTTGCGGCACCGCTCCCCGCGGCGGCGGGGCCGATCTCGTTCGACCGCGACATCCGCCCGATCCTCGCCGAGCACTGCTTCGCCTGCCACGGCCCCGATGCGGCCGCCCGGCAGGCCGACCTCCGGCTCGACACCGCCGCGGGGGCCACGGCGGCGCGCGACGGCCACCGGGCGATCGTCCCGGGGGACCAGGCCGCCAGCGCCCTGGTCGCCCGGATCGGCAGTACCGACCCCGATCTCGTCATGCCGCCGCCGGAGACGAACAAGCCCTTGTCGGCGGCGCACCGCGACCTGCTCGTGCAGTGGATCGCATCGGGGGCGGCCTACGAGGAGCACTGGGCGTGGCGGCCGCTCGGGCGCCCGGCCGTGCCCGCGGCCGGCCATCCGGTCGACGCGTTCATCGACGCCGAGCTGGCCCGCGCCGGGGTCGAGGGGCTCCCCGAGGCCGACCGGGCGACGCTCATCCGCCGCTTGTCGTTCGACCTCACGGGCCTCCCGCCAGAGCCCGAGGAGGTCGATGCGTTCGTCGCCGACACCGCGCCCGCGGCCTGGGAGCGGCTCGTCGATCGGCTCCTCGCCAGCCCGCACCACGCCGAGCGGCTGGCCGTCTGGTGGCTCGATCTGGTGCGCTACGCCGACAGCGTCGGCTACCACGGCGACCAGCCGATCACGATGTGGCCCTACCGCGACTGGGTGATCCTCGCGTTTCGCGACAACATGCCGTTCGACCGGTTCACGCGCGAGCAGCTTGCCGGAGACCTGCTCCCCGGAGCGACACGGGCGCAGACGATCGCCGCCGCCTACAACCGGCTCAACATGATGAGCGCCGAGGGGGGCGGGCAGGACAAGGAGTACCACGCCAAATACGCCGCCGACCGCGTCCGGGCGACCGCCGGCGCCTGGCTCGGGGCCACGCTCGGCTGCGCCGAGTGCCACGACCACAAGTTCGACCCGTTCACGACGCGCGACTTTTATTCGTTCGCGGCGTTCTTCGCCGACGTCGCCGAACGGGGGATCTACCACGGCGCCAACGCCGACGGCTCGTGGGGGGAGATGATCCGGCTCCCCACGCCGGCCCAGGCGGCGCGGCAGCGCGAGCTGGAAGCCCTCGTGGCCCGCGCCCGGGAGCGTCTCGCCGTCGACACGCCCGCGCTCGAGGCCGAGCGCGCGGCCTGGATCGCCGCCGAGACGGCGCGGCTCGCGGCCCCGCCCGACCCCGCTGCCAAGGCGGCGAAGCTCCCCGACGGCGTCGAACAGGCGCTGCGGACCGCCGCCGGCGAGAGGTCGGCCGAGCAGGCGAAGCTGCTGGCCGACCACCATCGCACGATCGCCGCGGCCACCGCTCCGCTCCGCGCCGAGCTGTCGCGCCTCGAAGAGGATCTCAAGGCGATCGTCGCCGCCCAGCCGCGGATGCCGGTGACGGTCGCCGTCGCGCCGCGCACGGTGCGCGTCCTCCCCCGCGGCAATTGGATGGACGACTCGGGGCCCGAGGTCGTCCCCGCCACCCCGGCGTTTCTTTCGGCGCGGGGCGGCGACCCGGCGCGGCGCCTGTCGCGGGCCGATCTGGCCGACTGGCTCACCGGCCGCGACAACCCGGTCGTGCCGCGCGTGCTCGCCAACCGGCTGTGGGCGATCGGCTTCGGCCAGGGGCTGTCGCGCCGGCTCGACGACCATGGCGCCCAGGGGGAGGCGCCGAGCCATCCGGAGCTGCTCGACTGGTTGGCCTGCGAGCTGCGCGACGGCGGCGCCGGGGCGGGCGCATGGGACATCCGCCACCTCCTGCGGCTGCTCGTCACGTCGCGCGCCTACCGCCGGCAGGCGGCGGCCGGGGAAGGCCGCGATCCCGACAACCGGCTCCTCGCCCGGCAGTCGCGCTACCGGATCGACGCCGAGATGGTCCGCGACACGGCGCTGGCCGCCGCCGGGCTGCTCGTGCGCGACGTCGGTGGCCCGAGCGTGAAGCCCTACCAGCCGGAGGGCTACTGGGATTACCTCAACTTCCCGCGCCGCACCTGGCAGGCCGATTCCGGCGAGCCTGCGTGGCGGCGCGGGATGTATGTCCACTGGCAGCGGCAATACCTCCATCCGGCGCTGCAGGTCTTCGACGCGCCGAGCCGCGAGGAGTGCACGGCGCGGCGGCCGCGGACGAGCACGCCGCTGCAGGCGCTGGTGCTGCTCAACGACCCGGCGCTGGTCGAGGTGGCGCGGGCGCTGGCCGCGCGGGCGCTGGCCGCGGCCGACGCGCCGGCCGACCGGGCGGCGTTCATCCTCCGCCGTGCCCTCGGCCGCCGCCCCGAAGCCGCCGAGGTGGCGGTGCTCGTCGGCCTCGCCGAGCGCCACCGCGCGGCGCTCGAGACCGACCCCGAAGCGGCGGCGCGCCTCCTCGGCGTGGGCACGCTGCCCGCCCCCGCCGGCACCGATCCGGTGGCGCTCGCCGCCTGGACAAGCTGCGCGCGCGCCGCCCTCAACCTCCACGAGACCTACACGCGGCCATGA
- a CDS encoding DUF1501 domain-containing protein has product MPHPVVLAPALARRGFLSHASGLGGIALASLLGRAAAAAPLAGTWPGIVRPLHLPARAKRVIWLYMAGGMTHLDTFDHKPKLAAMDGQPMPESFTKGQQIAQLQGQALRCLAPQHPFARAGASGQEIATIFPEIAARIADRIAIVRSLHTEAINHDPAHTFMNTGSMISGRPSAGSWLWYGLGSDAADLPGFVVMVSTGRFGQSQPIASRQWHSGLLPSRFQGVEFRSKGDPVLYVGRPAGVTPDRQRDVVDAVARLDRLRGDVVDDPEIAARLAQYELAFRMQASVPELVDLADEPASTFELYGTKGGDGSFAANCLLARRLAERGVRFIQLYHRDWDHHGSVRDHVKGTAAEVDRGAAALVEDLARRGMLDETLVVFGTEFGRTPMAQGNGRDHHMKAFSIWLAGGGIKGGITHGATDDLGYGVVENPVTVHDLHATLLHLLGIDHTRLTIPAQGRDFRLTDVHGRVVHELVA; this is encoded by the coding sequence ATGCCCCACCCCGTCGTGCTGGCGCCGGCGCTTGCCCGGCGCGGATTCCTCTCGCACGCCTCAGGCCTCGGGGGGATCGCCCTGGCGTCGCTCCTCGGCCGCGCCGCCGCCGCCGCGCCGCTGGCCGGCACGTGGCCCGGGATCGTGCGCCCGCTGCACCTTCCCGCGCGGGCGAAGCGCGTGATCTGGCTCTACATGGCCGGCGGGATGACCCACCTCGACACGTTCGACCACAAGCCGAAGCTCGCGGCGATGGACGGCCAGCCGATGCCGGAGAGCTTCACCAAGGGGCAGCAGATCGCGCAGCTCCAGGGGCAGGCGCTGCGCTGCCTGGCGCCGCAGCATCCCTTCGCGCGCGCCGGCGCGAGCGGCCAGGAGATCGCCACGATCTTCCCCGAGATCGCCGCCCGGATCGCCGACCGGATCGCGATCGTCAGGAGCCTCCACACCGAGGCGATCAACCACGATCCGGCCCACACCTTCATGAACACCGGCTCGATGATCTCCGGCCGGCCGTCGGCGGGGAGCTGGTTGTGGTACGGCCTGGGGAGCGACGCGGCCGACCTCCCCGGGTTCGTCGTCATGGTGAGCACGGGGCGGTTCGGCCAGAGCCAGCCGATCGCCAGCCGGCAGTGGCATTCGGGGCTGCTCCCGAGCCGGTTCCAGGGAGTGGAGTTCCGCTCCAAGGGGGATCCGGTGCTGTATGTCGGCCGTCCCGCCGGGGTCACGCCCGACCGCCAGCGCGACGTCGTCGACGCCGTCGCCCGCCTCGACCGGCTGCGCGGCGACGTCGTCGACGATCCGGAGATCGCCGCACGCCTCGCGCAGTACGAGCTCGCTTTCCGGATGCAGGCCAGCGTGCCGGAGCTGGTCGATCTGGCCGACGAGCCGGCGAGCACGTTCGAGCTCTACGGCACCAAGGGGGGCGACGGGTCGTTTGCCGCCAATTGCCTGCTCGCGAGGCGGCTTGCCGAGCGCGGCGTGCGCTTCATCCAGCTCTACCACCGCGACTGGGACCACCACGGCAGCGTGCGCGACCATGTCAAGGGGACGGCCGCCGAGGTCGACCGCGGCGCGGCGGCGCTGGTCGAGGATCTCGCCCGGCGCGGGATGCTCGACGAGACGCTGGTCGTGTTCGGCACCGAGTTCGGGCGCACGCCGATGGCCCAGGGCAACGGCCGCGACCACCACATGAAGGCGTTCTCGATCTGGCTGGCCGGTGGCGGGATCAAGGGGGGGATCACCCATGGCGCCACCGACGACCTCGGCTACGGCGTGGTGGAAAACCCGGTCACCGTCCACGACCTCCACGCGACGCTGCTCCACCTCCTCGGGATCGACCACACGCGCCTCACGATCCCCGCCCAGGGGCGCGACTTCCGCCTCACCGACGTCCACGGCCGCGTCGTCCACGAGCTCGTCGCCTGA
- a CDS encoding deoxyribodipyrimidine photo-lyase: MAVTIVWFRRDLRLDDNPALASAAARGAVVPLYVHAPEEEAPWEPGGASRWWLHGSLGSLSGALAKAGVALVVRRGPSAKALREVAQATGATHVAWNRVREPALVARDTTIKKELAAAGLEVESFNGTLLHEPTHVATKEGRPYQVFTPFWRALLSRDEPDLPRGAPRKLTAVANAAALDSAPVDSLGLLPKIDWAGTMRTTWSPGEAAARKRLDRFLDRGLAGYGTERDRPDHDGTSALSPHLHFGEISPRRIWHAVRDAVGGKPAAKITGSPEVYLRELGWREFASHLLHHFPHTPDAPLRQQYAAFPWVDDPVGLEAWQRGRTGFPIVDAGMRQLWATGWMHNRVRMIVASFLVKDLRISWLEGARWFHDTLLDADLAANTLGWQWAAGCGADAAPYFRIFNPTSQGEKFDPDGAYVRKWVPELGRLDADVIHEPAAAKPLERNGLVLGRDYPEPIVDHAEARKLALAALAKVSANASSTRSA, translated from the coding sequence ATGGCCGTCACAATCGTCTGGTTCCGCCGCGACCTGCGCCTCGACGACAACCCGGCGCTGGCCAGCGCCGCGGCCCGCGGCGCCGTCGTGCCGCTCTATGTCCACGCCCCCGAGGAGGAGGCGCCCTGGGAGCCCGGCGGGGCGTCGCGGTGGTGGCTCCACGGGTCGCTCGGCAGCCTCTCCGGCGCGCTTGCCAAGGCCGGGGTGGCGCTCGTCGTGCGGCGCGGGCCGTCGGCGAAGGCCCTCCGCGAGGTGGCGCAGGCCACCGGCGCCACGCACGTCGCCTGGAACCGCGTCCGTGAGCCGGCGCTCGTGGCCCGCGACACCACGATCAAGAAGGAGCTCGCTGCCGCCGGCCTCGAGGTCGAGAGCTTCAACGGCACGCTGCTCCACGAGCCGACGCACGTGGCGACGAAAGAGGGGCGGCCCTACCAGGTGTTCACGCCGTTCTGGCGGGCACTGTTGTCGCGCGACGAGCCCGATCTGCCGCGTGGCGCGCCGCGGAAGCTGACGGCCGTCGCCAACGCCGCCGCACTCGACAGCGCGCCTGTCGACTCGCTGGGGCTACTGCCAAAGATCGACTGGGCCGGCACGATGCGCACGACCTGGTCGCCCGGCGAGGCGGCGGCGCGAAAGCGGCTCGATCGGTTCCTCGACCGCGGCCTGGCCGGCTACGGCACCGAGCGCGACCGCCCCGACCACGACGGCACGAGCGCCCTGAGCCCGCACCTCCACTTCGGCGAGATCTCGCCGCGGCGGATCTGGCACGCGGTCCGCGACGCGGTGGGGGGCAAACCGGCGGCGAAGATCACCGGCAGCCCCGAGGTCTATCTCCGCGAGCTGGGCTGGCGCGAGTTCGCCTCCCACCTGCTCCACCACTTCCCGCACACCCCAGACGCGCCGCTGCGGCAGCAGTACGCTGCCTTCCCCTGGGTCGACGATCCGGTGGGGCTCGAGGCCTGGCAGCGCGGCCGGACCGGGTTTCCGATCGTCGACGCCGGGATGCGGCAGTTGTGGGCCACCGGCTGGATGCACAACCGCGTGCGGATGATCGTCGCGAGCTTTCTCGTCAAGGACCTGCGGATCTCCTGGCTCGAGGGGGCACGCTGGTTTCACGACACGCTCCTCGACGCCGACCTCGCCGCCAACACGCTCGGCTGGCAATGGGCCGCCGGCTGCGGCGCCGACGCCGCCCCTTATTTCCGGATCTTCAATCCGACGAGCCAAGGGGAGAAGTTCGACCCCGACGGCGCCTACGTGCGGAAATGGGTGCCGGAGTTGGGCCGGCTCGACGCCGACGTGATCCACGAACCGGCGGCGGCCAAGCCGCTCGAGCGCAACGGCCTCGTCCTCGGCCGCGACTACCCCGAGCCGATCGTCGACCACGCCGAGGCGCGGAAACTGGCGCTGGCGGCGCTGGCGAAGGTGTCGGCGAACGCCTCCTCGACACGCTCGGCCTGA